In the Persephonella hydrogeniphila genome, one interval contains:
- a CDS encoding OsmC family protein → MEKVATVTLDGNGHFHGEVSGKGFDLTATGLRAVDLMLISVGYCFGLTVEAYANHKGYKIEDLKIDVVGKKHEKENRYSEITIKVSFKSDLDEKQIQRVMEIGKRGCTVSNTMLKPPTIKTEFITE, encoded by the coding sequence TTGGAAAAGGTTGCAACAGTTACATTAGATGGAAATGGTCATTTCCACGGCGAAGTTTCTGGGAAAGGATTTGATCTCACAGCAACCGGATTAAGGGCTGTTGATCTGATGCTTATATCTGTAGGTTATTGCTTTGGATTGACTGTTGAGGCTTATGCAAATCATAAAGGCTATAAAATAGAGGATCTTAAGATAGATGTTGTTGGTAAGAAGCATGAGAAAGAGAACAGATATTCTGAAATAACTATAAAGGTATCTTTTAAATCAGATTTAGATGAGAAGCAGATACAGAGAGTGATGGAAATCGGGAAGAGGGGGTGTACGGTAAGTAACACGATGCTGAAACCGCCAACTATCAAAACTGAATTCATAACAGAGTAA
- a CDS encoding ATP-binding protein produces MKMLKNILSNNLNKKILIMPVGLSGSGKTTLYKEISGDFDIEYISFDSIRIEMFEKKTGKKVKNKEDYREAFRFVSENKIKLLPVAKEKLLKTDKKIVYIDNTNLKRKSRNKFLCVADDFLKIAIFFEPDLKKCINRQFTQNRDKTVPVSVLLEQYRMIEPPELGEFDIIIRKRLKDGENCCNNWSFKRSR; encoded by the coding sequence ATGAAAATGCTGAAAAATATTTTATCAAACAATCTAAATAAGAAGATACTGATCATGCCTGTAGGTCTTTCTGGAAGTGGAAAAACAACTCTTTATAAAGAGATTTCTGGGGATTTTGACATAGAGTACATATCTTTTGACAGTATCAGGATTGAGATGTTTGAAAAGAAAACAGGAAAAAAGGTAAAAAATAAGGAAGATTACCGTGAAGCGTTTAGATTTGTATCGGAGAATAAAATCAAGCTCCTTCCTGTGGCAAAGGAAAAACTTCTTAAAACAGATAAAAAAATTGTCTATATAGACAATACAAATCTGAAGAGAAAATCAAGAAATAAATTCCTGTGTGTTGCCGACGATTTCCTTAAAATAGCGATTTTTTTTGAGCCTGATTTAAAAAAATGTATAAATAGACAGTTTACACAGAATAGAGACAAGACAGTTCCTGTTTCCGTTTTGCTGGAACAGTATAGAATGATTGAGCCTCCTGAACTGGGAGAATTTGATATTATAATAAGAAAAAGGCTTAAAGATGGGGAAAACTGCTGTAATAACTGGAGTTTCAAAAGGTCTCGGTAA
- a CDS encoding SDR family NAD(P)-dependent oxidoreductase, which produces MGKTAVITGVSKGLGKALSQKFQSEGFKIIGISRNLPEFPLYRFIQADLTDINRLLEIKEELKEERIDLLINNAGIGIYESWEDMSIEDLKKVFELNFFSVVYLTKLLLPKLRESRGSIINVSSVAGKLYVPYMGGYCASKYALNAFSDSLRAELRKDEIHILNLIVGRINTGFSIRALGSKKPPETPFGSSPEKFAEAVFKAYKKKKREIVFPGWYRYFILISKLFPSLYDRISYEKWNQS; this is translated from the coding sequence ATGGGGAAAACTGCTGTAATAACTGGAGTTTCAAAAGGTCTCGGTAAAGCCCTTTCTCAAAAGTTTCAATCAGAGGGATTTAAAATAATAGGCATTTCAAGAAATCTACCAGAATTTCCTCTGTATAGATTTATACAGGCTGATCTTACAGATATAAACAGACTTTTAGAGATAAAAGAAGAGTTAAAAGAAGAAAGGATAGATCTTTTAATTAACAATGCAGGTATAGGTATATATGAGAGCTGGGAAGATATGAGTATAGAAGACCTGAAAAAAGTTTTTGAACTGAATTTTTTTTCTGTAGTTTATCTGACAAAACTGCTTTTACCTAAGCTGAGAGAAAGTAGAGGCAGTATTATCAATGTTTCATCTGTAGCAGGGAAGCTGTATGTCCCGTATATGGGAGGATACTGTGCCAGTAAGTATGCCCTCAACGCATTTTCTGATAGTCTGAGGGCAGAACTCAGAAAAGATGAGATCCATATTCTAAATCTTATTGTAGGTAGGATTAATACAGGATTTTCAATTAGAGCTTTAGGAAGTAAAAAACCTCCTGAAACACCATTCGGAAGCAGTCCTGAAAAATTTGCTGAAGCGGTTTTTAAAGCATATAAAAAAAAGAAAAGAGAAATAGTATTTCCGGGATGGTACAGGTATTTTATTCTTATCTCCAAACTTTTCCCATCTTTATATGACCGGATATCTTATGAAAAATGGAATCAGTCCTGA
- a CDS encoding prohibitin family protein translates to MQIDPNKFPQTGGKIPNFLKVAPIIIVIFILFLIVAPPFVVIPSGYVGVKLTLGKADMEELPPGLNFIIPAVQRVIKMSVRTQSYDLRGANSINSLSRDGLTINTELTVLYKIMPTKAAEIYVEYGLDYETKIIKPVIRSAVRDVIATLDSSQVYQERELIQKKLMETVSKELEKRYILLDEILIRDIKLPKRVVEAIEQKRRAYEEMQKMKFIVEKEKLEAERKRVEAKGIADANKIIAGSLTKEYLQWKFIENIKAYAQGDNNTVILIPYDQQMTPIINIPNIKK, encoded by the coding sequence ATGCAGATAGATCCTAATAAATTTCCCCAAACAGGGGGGAAAATACCAAATTTTCTTAAAGTTGCACCTATTATTATTGTCATTTTTATACTGTTCCTGATTGTTGCTCCTCCTTTTGTGGTAATCCCTTCCGGTTATGTTGGAGTTAAGCTCACCTTAGGTAAAGCTGATATGGAAGAGCTTCCTCCCGGATTAAACTTCATTATCCCTGCTGTTCAGAGAGTAATTAAGATGTCTGTCAGAACACAGTCTTACGATCTTAGAGGGGCAAACTCAATAAATTCCCTATCAAGGGATGGTCTTACAATTAATACAGAGCTTACTGTTCTTTACAAAATTATGCCTACAAAAGCTGCAGAAATATACGTAGAATACGGACTGGACTATGAGACAAAGATAATAAAGCCTGTTATAAGATCTGCCGTTAGAGATGTAATAGCAACACTTGACAGCTCACAGGTTTATCAGGAAAGGGAGCTTATACAAAAAAAATTGATGGAAACAGTTTCCAAAGAACTCGAAAAAAGGTATATACTTTTAGATGAGATACTTATAAGGGATATAAAACTTCCAAAAAGAGTAGTTGAGGCTATCGAGCAGAAAAGAAGAGCTTATGAAGAGATGCAGAAGATGAAATTTATCGTTGAAAAAGAAAAGTTAGAAGCAGAAAGGAAAAGAGTAGAGGCAAAGGGTATAGCAGACGCCAACAAAATAATAGCCGGCTCATTAACCAAAGAATACCTCCAGTGGAAATTTATAGAGAACATTAAGGCTTACGCTCAGGGAGATAATAATACGGTTATTCTTATTCCTTACGACCAACAGATGACACCTATTATAAATATCCCTAATATTAAGAAATAG
- the dapC gene encoding succinyldiaminopimelate transaminase has product MNNLIKALRPYPMEELNRIKLKLKEKGIKIYDFGTGDPKEPTDPKIRKALIDAVPEISQYPSVSGRKELREAVSRWFRNRFGVLLDPDKEIIPSNGSKEAIFHFPLVFINTDIPEKKKVIFGTPAYPVYERGTLYANGEPFPVKLKEEDRFLLRLDRIDKSILEETRIVWINYPHNPTGATAPLSYFEEVYGICRENDIILCSDECYTEIFFDKKPPSALQVGKEGVIVFHSLSKRSGMTGYRTGFVAGDPQLIAEYKKGRASFGVATPDFIQKAAEVAWSDEKHVEKRREIFKEKRDIFLQFFTEIGLDFLYPEATFYFWVKAPTGMSGEEYAKHLLNYGIVISPGVNFCAGLEILENSCSSEYFRIALVPTVEECKEAVDIWKKAHMELKV; this is encoded by the coding sequence ATGAATAACCTTATAAAAGCCCTGAGACCGTATCCTATGGAAGAGCTTAACAGAATAAAATTAAAACTGAAAGAAAAAGGCATAAAGATTTATGATTTTGGAACAGGAGACCCTAAAGAGCCTACTGACCCAAAAATTAGAAAAGCCCTTATAGATGCTGTTCCCGAAATCAGCCAGTATCCTTCTGTGTCAGGTAGAAAAGAGCTTAGAGAAGCTGTATCACGGTGGTTCAGGAATAGATTTGGCGTTCTACTGGATCCTGATAAAGAAATCATACCTTCAAACGGCTCAAAGGAAGCTATATTTCATTTTCCACTTGTTTTTATAAATACAGATATACCTGAAAAAAAGAAGGTTATTTTCGGCACTCCTGCATATCCAGTTTATGAAAGGGGAACGCTGTACGCTAATGGTGAACCATTTCCTGTAAAACTAAAGGAAGAAGATAGATTTCTGCTTAGACTTGACAGGATAGATAAATCAATATTAGAAGAAACCAGAATTGTATGGATTAACTATCCCCACAACCCAACTGGAGCAACAGCTCCTTTATCTTATTTTGAAGAGGTATACGGTATATGTAGGGAAAATGATATTATTCTATGCTCTGATGAGTGTTATACAGAAATATTTTTTGATAAAAAACCACCTTCAGCTCTTCAGGTAGGAAAAGAAGGGGTTATAGTTTTCCATTCTTTATCAAAAAGAAGCGGTATGACCGGGTACAGAACAGGATTTGTTGCTGGTGATCCCCAGTTGATAGCTGAATATAAAAAGGGAAGAGCATCATTTGGAGTTGCAACTCCTGATTTTATACAGAAAGCTGCAGAAGTTGCTTGGTCTGATGAAAAGCATGTAGAAAAAAGGAGAGAAATATTCAAAGAAAAAAGAGATATATTTCTTCAGTTTTTTACAGAAATAGGTCTTGATTTTCTCTACCCTGAAGCAACATTTTATTTCTGGGTTAAAGCTCCAACAGGAATGTCAGGTGAAGAATACGCAAAACACCTTCTTAACTATGGAATTGTGATCTCTCCAGGGGTAAATTTCTGTGCAGGTTTAGAAATTCTTGAAAACAGTTGCAGTTCAGAGTATTTCAGAATAGCTCTTGTACCGACAGTTGAGGAGTGTAAAGAAGCTGTTGATATATGGAAAAAGGCTCATATGGAATTAAAGGTTTAA
- a CDS encoding YihY/virulence factor BrkB family protein, with translation MLNPYDYFPVKKGKSLRYNFWAALYRAVLDYFWEGLGYHAAATSFYTLMSFFPLLLFLTVGISYIASINTDVIVSVLEKFFPEITQQFVELLLSLTEKRTIFGFVGLIISFYFASNIFTSLHTAFEHIFEREESIQKKALIYILGVPVFTLVLLAIYFLGSFVSFTLSLIQKFQLWRYIEEIFGIVHLKFLLDTLTNVGMVVQFLGFCIILFILYKYIAPHLIYDIRIIFYVSVFVAILLFVLSLLFNEYILIASKANPVYGALSGIFAFLAWLYISYGIILVGGRMLFYLEAIENQD, from the coding sequence ATTCTAAATCCTTATGATTACTTTCCTGTCAAAAAAGGAAAAAGCCTCAGATATAACTTTTGGGCGGCTCTTTACAGAGCCGTCCTTGATTACTTCTGGGAAGGTTTAGGGTATCATGCTGCGGCAACTTCATTTTATACGTTGATGTCTTTTTTTCCTCTGCTTCTTTTCCTTACTGTTGGAATATCTTATATTGCTTCTATAAATACAGATGTTATTGTCTCTGTCTTAGAAAAGTTCTTTCCTGAAATAACACAGCAGTTTGTTGAACTTCTGCTATCTTTAACAGAAAAAAGAACGATATTTGGTTTTGTAGGACTGATTATATCTTTTTATTTTGCATCAAATATATTTACATCCCTCCATACAGCATTTGAGCATATATTTGAAAGGGAAGAAAGTATACAGAAAAAAGCCCTTATTTATATACTGGGAGTACCTGTCTTTACCCTTGTACTTCTTGCTATCTATTTTTTAGGGAGTTTTGTATCTTTTACTCTCAGCTTGATTCAAAAATTCCAGCTGTGGAGATACATTGAGGAGATTTTTGGAATAGTACATCTAAAATTTTTACTGGACACCCTTACAAATGTAGGAATGGTAGTTCAGTTTTTAGGCTTTTGTATCATACTGTTTATACTGTACAAATATATTGCACCTCATCTTATATATGACATAAGAATAATATTTTATGTTTCTGTTTTTGTAGCGATTCTTCTATTTGTGCTTTCTCTACTGTTCAACGAGTATATTCTTATAGCTTCAAAGGCAAACCCGGTTTATGGAGCTTTAAGTGGTATATTTGCATTTCTGGCATGGCTGTACATAAGCTATGGGATTATTCTCGTAGGTGGAAGAATGCTTTTCTATCTTGAAGCCATAGAAAATCAGGACTGA